In a genomic window of Seriola aureovittata isolate HTS-2021-v1 ecotype China chromosome 11, ASM2101889v1, whole genome shotgun sequence:
- the tex30 gene encoding testis-expressed protein 30: protein MQCLVLEKQHLVMDRFDEVTVKVPFGTKQLEAAVCVPASVKDIHAAVILTHGAGGDMNFKQLVSLAHALASSGFLCLRFTCKGLNLGYRVKAYHAVWDYLKQKFNIKHIFVGGRSMGCRAAAALARQLSDQTADAVQGVICLAFPLHPPGQTHTHRQRSEDLKGLPENMSVLFVSGTEDNMCERVLFDGIVTEMRAQAEVFWLKGGSHGLNVKGRSEESVLDEVNLKVITWLNKQGA, encoded by the exons ATGCAATGTTTGGTATTAGAGAAGCAACATCTTGTGATGGACAGGTTTGACGAG GTCACAGTGAAAGTGCCTTTCGGGACAAAACAGCTGgaggctgctgtttgtgtccCAGCCTCCGTGAAGGACATTCACGCAGCCGTCATACTCACACATGGTGCTGGTGGAGACATGAACTTCAAACAACTGGTCTCTCTAGCACATGCCTTGGCTTCAAGTGGCTTCCTCTGTCTCCGTTTCACATGCAAAGGTTTAAACTTGGGTTATAGAGTGAAGGCTTACCATGCTGTGTGG GACTACTTGAAACAGAAGTTTAACATCAAGCACATATTCGTTGGAG GCAGGTCAATGGGATGtcgtgctgctgcagctttggCTAGGCAGCTGAGTGATCAAACAGCAGATGCAGTGCAGGGTGTCATCTGCCTTGCTTTCCCACTGCACCCCCcgggacagacacacacccatcGCCAGCGGAGTGAAGATCTCAAGGGGCTGCctgaaaacatgtctgtgcTCTTTGTGTCAGGCACTGAAGACAACATGTGTGAAAGG GTCCTTTTTGATGGGATAGTAACAGAAATGAGAGCTCAAGCTGAGGTTTTTTGGCTAAAAGGAGGCAGCCATGGGCTGAACGTGAAGGGACGGTCAGAAGAGTCTGTGTTGGATGAAGTGAACTTAAAAGTCATCACCTGGTTGAATAAACAAGGAGCATag
- the nepro gene encoding nucleolus and neural progenitor protein, translated as MAGQPWNRVNIPFPGAVSSVRMNFNSTTDANIKTLLVENEKVLKLIRSEILQTEIRLLYELLYILNNSFRGNKTFKGLKQVEQCVNRLKNMKLDVSLQELTDLCPNRIQRGLSIKAGECDVPSQPMLEWLCLKVLGAAQLMSCTLNRCSRAFIISRQQMKWEEFVILNVVITSMLSRLWVMFRGILVSLSTLYQQLLVFLREVAHTQPMPFLTDFSLPADMAQFLCPSDAFLLIKQPKHDSSTKDDKEKQQNKKKSSKSQGQTGKVKEDLGIAVERGTNHDTDLKPFLKVVRNLTEDKYFLRGTYKADKRQKFKKQVREATTFTDMAAHLEEMILWCRSQRMEKERRLLTFLRLKCHKMTCLEATGYNMQRKLQSFRQEACWAASPQGPAPRTCRSSAAVRRKNRLRTRCQSLRSQFKSSTVKTGVKNKHLKRRRRRRCELSMSGLSETGQRSRTTYEETPQTTNCDSHDDIDDIFASGGL; from the exons ATGGCAGGACAACCATGGAACAGGGTAAACATACCCTTTCCTGGTGCTGTTTCCAGTGTCCGTATGAATTTCAACTCAACAACAG ATGCTAACATTAAAACCCTGTTGGTGGAAAACGAGAAGGTCCTTAAACTAATCCGCAGTGAGATTCTTCAAACGGAGATACGGCTTCTCTACGAGCTGCTGTACATCCTAAATAACAGCTTCAGAGGAAACAAGACGTTCAAGGGTTTAAAACAG GTTGAACAATGTGTAAACAGGCTGAAGAACATGAAGCTGGATGTGTCTCTCCAGGAGCTGACTGATCTGTGTCCCAACAGGATTCAAAG aggaCTCAGCATCAAGGCTGGTGAATGTGATGTTCCTAGTCAACCCATGCTGGAGTGGCTGTGTCTCAAAGTGCTGGGAGCCGCCCAGCTGATGAGCTGCACATTGAATCGCTGCAGCAGAGCTTTCAT AATCTCAAGGCAGCAGATGAAATGGGAGGAGTTTGTAATCTTGAATGTGGTGATTACTAGCATGCTCAGTCGTCTGTG GGTGATGTTCCGTGGTATCCTGGTCAGCCTGTCCACTCTGTACCAGCAGCTCCTGGTGTTCCTCAGAGAAGTAGCCCACACCCAGCCCATGCCTTTTCTCACAGACTTCTCCCTGCCAGCAGACATGGCTCAGTTCCTGTGTCCCTCTGATGCATTTTTACTGATCAAACAACCAAAGCATGATTCCAGTACCAAAGATgacaaggaaaagcagcagaataaaaagaaatcctCCAAGAGCCAGGGACAGACAGGGAAGGTTAAAGAAGACCTGGGCATTGCTGTTGAAAGAG gtaCAAATCATGACACTGACTTGAAGCCTTTTCTCAAGGTTGTTAGGAACTTAACAGAG GACAAATACTTCTTACGGGGAACTTACAAGGCTGACAAGAGACAAAAATTCAAGAAACAAGTGAGAGAAGCCACTACTTTCACAGACATGGCAGCCCATCTAGAAGAAATGATCCTATGGTGCAGATCCCAGAGGATGGAAAAGGAAAGACGCCTTTTAACCTTCCTGCGTTTGAAGTGCCACAAGATGACATGTCTAGAGGCTACAGGTTACAA TATGCAGAGGAAGTTGCAGAGCTTCAGACAGGAAGCTTGCTGGGCTGCATCTCCTCAAGGGCCAGCACCAAGAACCTGCCGTTCCTCTGCCGCAGTGAGGAGAAAGAATCGCCTCAGAACGCGTTGTCAATCACTCAGGAGTCAATTCAAGTCTTCCACAGTCAAAACtggtgtgaaaaataaacacctTAAGAGACGACGAAGGAGGAGGTGTGAGTTATCCATGTCTGGACTGTCAGAGACTGGTCAAAGAAGCAGGACTACATATGAGGAAACACCTCAGACCACCAACTGTGATAGCCATGATGACATTGATGATATTTTTGCCTCTGGAGGTTTGTGA
- the ralba gene encoding ras-related protein Ral-B — MATSKGKNQSSLALHKVIMVGSGGVGKSALTLQFMYDEFVEDYEPTKADSYRKKVVLDGEEVQIDILDTAGQEDYAAIRDNYFRSGEGFLLVFSITEHESFTATAEFREQILRVKAEEDKIPLLLVGNKSDLEERRQVSVEEARGKAEEWGVQYVETSAKTRANVDKVFFDLMREVRGKKMSENKDKNGKGKNKKNKKSFKERCCLL; from the exons ATGGCTACCAGTAAAGGTAAAAACCAGAGCTCTCTGGCACTGCACAAGGTGATAATGGTGGGCAGTGGAGGCGTGGGGAAGTCAGCCCTCACCTTGCAGTTCATGTATGATGAG TTTGTGGAGGACTATGAGCCCACCAAGGCTGACAGCTACAGGAAGAAGGTGGTTCTGGATGGGGAGGAGGTCCAGATTGACATCCTGGACACAGCAGGCCAGGAGGACTACGCTGCCATCAGGGACAACTATTTTCGCAGCGGGGAGGGCTTCCTACTGGTCTTCTCCATCACAGAGCATGAGTCCTTCACTGCCACTGCTGAGTTCAG GGAGCAGATCTTGCGGGTGAAGGCAGAAGAGGACAAGATCCCTCTCCTGCTGGTAGGGAACAAGTCAGACCTGGAGGAGCGCCGGCAGGTATCTGTGGAAGAAGCCCGGGGGAAAGCTGAAGAGTGGGGCGTCCAGTACGTAGAGACATCAGCCAAAACCAGAGCCAACGTCGACAAG gtATTCTTTGACCTGATGCGAGAAGTACGAggcaagaaaatgtcagaaaacaaagacaaaaatggaaaaggaaagaacaagaagaacaagaagagtTTCAAAGAGAGATGCTGTTTACTTTGA